ATCGACGACAGCCTGTCAGAAAAGCTTCTGGACAGCTTCATCAAAGTCTGGGATCCCCAGAAACTCTACTTTCTGCAGTCAGACATCGATGAATTCAACAAGCAGAGAACCTCGCTGGATGATCAGATCCTCGCAGGTGACGTCAACTTTGCGAACACGGTTTTCGAGCGATTTCGACTTCGAATGAATGAGCGTCAGGCTTCGATTGGAAAATGGATCGACGCCAGCCACGATTTTACAGTTGATGAATCGTTGATTCGGGATCCCAAGGATCTGCCATGGGCAAAGACAGAATCAGAAATCGACGAACGATGGCGAAAACGCATCAAATACGACTTACTTCTTCTGAAGATGGACAAATCAGAAGATGAGAAAGATGCTGAGCCAAAGACGGACGACGAACGTTTGGCCGATGCACGCAAGCGGCTGCACAAACGCTACCACACCAACAGGATTTTTCTTGAGCAGACAGAACCCCACGAGATTCTGGAACTCTATTTGTCTTCCATGACACACTCGCTGGATCCTCATTCCAGCTACATGTCGCCAAAGACCGTTGAAGATTTTCGGATCGTCATGGGCTTGAAGCTTGAGGGAATCGGAGCTCGATTGAAATATGAGGAAGGTTACACGGTTGTCGAGGATGTTATCGAAGGCGGCGCTGCATTCGCTGATGGTCGCCTGAAAAAGGGCGACAAGATCATTGGAGTTTCGGCGGACGGTGTGTCTGAGTTTGTCGACGTCGTTGAAATGAAGCTGACGAAGGTCGTGGATATGATTCGTGGTGCTCGCGGCACCAACGTAAAGTTGCAGGTTTTGAAAGAGGCCGGTGGTATCGAAGAATACGCACTTGTTCGAACGACGGTGCAGATTGACGACGACGAAGTGAAGGGTGAAGTGATCGAATCCTCCGAATGGATTGATGGTCGTAAAGCCCGAGTTGGGATTTTGAACATTCCATCGTTCTACCGTGATTTCAATCAGGCATCGATTGGTGGCGAATTCACCAGCACCAGCCGTGACGTTAAGAAGGTCCTGCAGGAGTTTAACGAGCAGGATGTGGATATCCTGGTGGTAGACCTTCGCTGGAATGGTGGCGGAGCACTGCTGGAAGCCATTGAAGTTTCTGGTCTCTTCATTCCACGCGGTCCCGTTGTTCAGGTCAAAGAGCCAGAGAATGCTGTCACTCCATACGATGATGAAGATCCGGAGATGCAGTGGAAGAAACCGATGGTCGTTGTATGCAATCGGTTTTCGGCATCTGCCTCTGAGATTTTTGCAGGGGCCATCAAGGACTACCGACGTGGAATCGTGATA
This sequence is a window from Planctomycetaceae bacterium. Protein-coding genes within it:
- a CDS encoding carboxy terminal-processing peptidase; amino-acid sequence: MTPRLISGKKWLATAAAMLLVAAPVFGENKARVTQEDGRTAQMVANMVSSRHINHPSIDDSLSEKLLDSFIKVWDPQKLYFLQSDIDEFNKQRTSLDDQILAGDVNFANTVFERFRLRMNERQASIGKWIDASHDFTVDESLIRDPKDLPWAKTESEIDERWRKRIKYDLLLLKMDKSEDEKDAEPKTDDERLADARKRLHKRYHTNRIFLEQTEPHEILELYLSSMTHSLDPHSSYMSPKTVEDFRIVMGLKLEGIGARLKYEEGYTVVEDVIEGGAAFADGRLKKGDKIIGVSADGVSEFVDVVEMKLTKVVDMIRGARGTNVKLQVLKEAGGIEEYALVRTTVQIDDDEVKGEVIESSEWIDGRKARVGILNIPSFYRDFNQASIGGEFTSTSRDVKKVLQEFNEQDVDILVVDLRWNGGGALLEAIEVSGLFIPRGPVVQVKEPENAVTPYDDEDPEMQWKKPMVVVCNRFSASASEIFAGAIKDYRRGIVIGDTTTHGKGTVQNVVDVAGRLSLFSRDRGALKLTISKFYRVNGDSTQTKGVTSDIVLPSLLNHRDIGEDSLDNALAFDRITRAQYVPFSSLVNDAIIAQLAKNSEARVSGDKDFARIQRLITRYLERKNDKTVSLNENTLKAEEEELKQEQQEEEEAIKKASGAAEKDDIFPRGFYNKELLNITTDYLEILQGTQTVKS